In Natrinema sp. HArc-T2, a genomic segment contains:
- a CDS encoding pilin, with protein MNTNSPRKSSDASTECPDLLAGFRQACRRVVPAVTSLTVWLAFIALASGSAAAQSNVGDVYCGTGVETGIGIVFGAVAGLGLPATGFYVGRAGLSYMRAGGNPEKKNQAKERLVMSGVGFGIIVLALISPELIDKVGSQMGFGFSDCVKPF; from the coding sequence ATGAATACTAATTCACCGCGTAAGTCGTCAGATGCGTCGACTGAATGCCCTGATTTGTTGGCTGGGTTCCGACAAGCGTGTAGGCGAGTCGTGCCGGCAGTGACCTCACTCACAGTCTGGCTGGCCTTCATCGCCCTCGCTTCCGGGTCAGCAGCTGCCCAGTCGAATGTGGGTGACGTCTACTGTGGAACCGGTGTCGAGACCGGCATTGGCATCGTTTTCGGAGCTGTTGCTGGTCTCGGTCTTCCAGCAACGGGATTCTACGTCGGTCGAGCTGGCCTCTCGTACATGCGTGCCGGTGGGAATCCCGAAAAGAAGAATCAGGCCAAAGAGAGACTCGTGATGTCGGGTGTCGGGTTCGGGATCATCGTCCTCGCGCTGATCTCACCTGAACTGATTGACAAGGTTGGAAGTCAGATGGGATTCGGCTTCTCAGACTGTGTCAAACCATTCTGA
- a CDS encoding tyrosine-type recombinase/integrase — protein sequence MGRSRRTLNAYSRTLCAFFHEEFPDVALEDVEVRHIEDYISSPAARDLSQNTKRRYLESLRSFFGWAMKRPRYEGITGNPAAVVLEEIPQVSRERPDCAMGENAKKISHNIADPRNKAIAVVLAKTGCRIHEALSIELGDLMLDDGRVRKGAGQTVVPIDEEVKHAIKQYQFIHPDTDSEYLFLSVRGNRVSSTQVQRAVRKAAVKANVMTEGETCFHRKSTPQTFRTVFTTLIQNQGMSDRVLQYIRGDANNRTMNNLQTMRSSHLSFFLAPLESDSGF from the coding sequence ATGGGACGTAGTCGCCGGACACTCAATGCCTACTCTCGCACCCTATGTGCGTTCTTCCACGAGGAGTTCCCAGATGTTGCGCTCGAAGACGTCGAAGTGCGCCACATCGAGGACTATATCAGTTCGCCCGCCGCCCGCGATCTCTCACAGAACACGAAGCGTCGATACCTAGAGTCGCTGAGGTCCTTTTTCGGCTGGGCAATGAAGCGTCCTCGGTACGAGGGGATCACCGGCAATCCCGCCGCCGTCGTACTCGAAGAGATCCCGCAGGTGTCTCGCGAGCGCCCGGACTGCGCAATGGGGGAGAATGCGAAGAAAATCTCCCACAATATCGCTGACCCGCGGAACAAGGCGATTGCAGTCGTGCTGGCGAAAACGGGTTGTCGGATTCACGAGGCACTCTCAATCGAACTGGGCGATCTAATGCTCGATGACGGCCGTGTGCGCAAGGGTGCCGGCCAGACGGTCGTCCCGATCGACGAGGAGGTGAAACACGCCATCAAACAATATCAGTTCATTCATCCGGACACCGATTCGGAATATTTGTTCCTGAGTGTTCGAGGCAACCGTGTTTCCAGCACACAGGTTCAGCGGGCAGTGCGCAAAGCAGCAGTCAAAGCGAACGTGATGACCGAGGGCGAAACCTGCTTTCACCGTAAGTCCACGCCTCAAACCTTCCGTACGGTGTTCACGACGCTCATACAGAACCAGGGAATGAGCGATCGCGTTCTCCAATACATCCGCGGGGACGCCAACAACCGGACGATGAATAACCTTCAAACGATGCGTAGCAGCCACCTATCGTTCTTTTTAGCACCTCTTGAGAGTGATAGCGGGTTTTGA